From a single Apium graveolens cultivar Ventura chromosome 2, ASM990537v1, whole genome shotgun sequence genomic region:
- the LOC141701603 gene encoding uncharacterized protein LOC141701603 yields the protein MDLILEDLTEPLTIEVANHDRVSVSQFCPKYQLEILKQSFSDDLIPFKLGEFDVVLGMDWLSQYKANIECRKKKIVMFTEDNVKVNYQGQRQEKKFLSILEARKLLRQGCEAYLAHVVDTEKEAPNMDEIPIVREFSDVFPDE from the coding sequence ATGGATTTAATATTAGAAGACTTGACTGAACCTTTGACTATTGAAGTGGCTAATCATGATAGAGTTTCAGTGAGTCAGTTTTGTCCTAAGTATCAATTAGAAATCCTCAAGCAGTCTTTTTCGGATGACTTAATACCCTTCAAGTTAGGAGAGTTCGATGTGgttttaggaatggattggttatcccaATATAAGGCAAACATTGAGTgtaggaagaagaagattgtgATGTTTACAGAGGATAATGTTAAGGTAAATTATCAAGGACAgaggcaagaaaagaaatttctctcgataCTGGAGGCGAGGAAACTGTTAAGACAAGGATGCGAGGCTTACTTAGCCCATGTGGTAGACACTGAGAAGGAGGCACCTAATATGGACGAGATTCCAATCGTAAGGGAATTTtcggacgtctttccagatgagTAG